One Scleropages formosus chromosome 8, fSclFor1.1, whole genome shotgun sequence DNA window includes the following coding sequences:
- the LOC108941623 gene encoding liprin-alpha-3-like — MMCEVMPTISEDGRGGGPSSPAGGGGGSGTGVAGGGYGARDSRGDEGGSTGNLESLMVNMLTERERLLESLRETQECLGTAQLRLRELGHEKESLQRQLSIALPQEFAVLTKELNLCREQLLEREEEIAELKAERNNTRLLLEHLECLVSRHERSLRMTVVKRQAQSPAGVSSEVEVLKALKSLFEHHKALDEKVRERLRVALERVAVLEEELESSSREALSLRDQIKRRQQGLDGGKERLPNGPLSLADDGELERQRDGEIERQRAELCQLRERLALMCRQVGDIEEQLSAARRELSKSEETNQKLQRDVKEALCQREDMEERITTLERRYLSAQREATSLHDIKDKLENELASKESLHRQSEEKNRQLQERLDDAKQKLQQTLQRAETLPEIEAQLAQRVAALNKAEERHGNFEERLRQLETQLEEKNQELQRARQRERMNDEHNKRLSDTVDKLLSESNERLQLHLKERMAALEEKNTLSEELANMKKIQDDLLTNKDQLIAEIERLQLELDQLRGRPGSSYSRSLPGSALELRYSQGGGAGAGTGTGAGAGAGGGGGSLPAGSSSHVDPYGNAASGGAVRRPARSRWGAPREDANKYTEWDGSSLLGPGFEGGAEGGCSDEEEEREALMGPELLSPSGQTDVQTLAIMLQEQLEAINKEIKLIQEEKESTELRAEEIESRVSSVALDAPPLPPTSLGGARDGTGRGFITPSLTSSTLASPSPPSSGHSTPRLPRSPARESDRQNNKEDERALALLDSTPPLTPRALRLDRMTHTHPGALLDDSREFRSLSADGGPANASQDSLHKSSKKKSIKSSIGRLFGKKEKGRLGQPGRESVSLASTPSEEHASADPLGLAKLAGPVDKDRRSKKKHELLEEACRQGLPFASWDGPTVVSWLELWVGMPAWYVAACQANVKSGAIMANLSDTEIQREIGISNPLHRLKLRLAIQEMVSLTSPSAPASTRSSTSNVWMTHAEMESLTAATKPELKEISWDQILAYGDMNHEWVGNEWLPSLGLPQYRSYFMESLVDARMLDHLTKKELRGQLKMVDSFHRVSLHYGILCLKRLNYDRKELEKRREESQQQNKDVMVWSNERVMCWLQSVGLKEYADNLTESGVHGALLALDDTFDYTDLALLLQIPNQNTQARQLLEKEYSALIAMGTERKPDEDGTKTFTRSPSWRKMFREKDLRGVNSDSSETLPPNFRASAISTPSVTLRKVQSEASPAPRAESGSVRTYSC; from the exons ATGATGTGTGAGGTGATGCCCACCATCTCAGAGGATGGCAGGGGGGGCGGACCGTCTTCCCCAGCCGGGGGTGGCGGGGGGAGCGGAACGGGCGTGGCCGGGGGTGGCTACGGGGCACGGGACTCCCGGGGTGACGAAGGGGGCAGCACAGGCAACCTGGAGTCTCTCATGGTGAACATGCTGACGGAGCGAGAGCGGCTGCTGGAGAGCCTGCGGGAGACCCAGGAGTGCCTGGGAACGGCGCAGCTGCGGCTGCGGGAGCTCGGCCACGAGAAGGAGTCCCTGCAGAGGCAGCTGTCCATCGCTTTGCCCCAG GAGTTTGCGGTGCTCACAAAGGAGCTGAACCTGTGCAGGGAGCAGCTCCTGGAGCGTGAGGAGGAGATCGCCGAGCTGAAGGCCGAGAGGAATAACACACGG CTGCTGTTGGAGCACCTGGAGTGCCTGGTGTCGCGACACGAGCGCAGCCTGCGCATGACCGTGGTGAAGAGGCAGGCTCAGTCGCCGGCGGGCGTCTCCAGCGAGGTGGAGGTGCTCAAAGCCCTCAAGTCGCTCTTTGAGCACCACAAGGCCCTGGACGAGAAG GTACGAGAGCGACTCCGTGTTGCTCTGGAGCGGGTGGCGGTTCTAGAGGAGGAGCTAGAATCTTCTTCACGCGAG GCGCTCTCATTGAGAGACCAAATAAAAAGAAGACAACAGGGGCTGGACGGTGGGAAAGAG CGCCTTCCCAACGGACCGCTTTCGCTGGCCGATGACGGGGAGCTGGAGCGGCAGCGGGACGGCGAGATCGAGCGCCAGAGAGCCGAGCTGTGCCAGCTGAGGGAGCGCCTGGCGCTCATGTGCCGAcag GTGGGAGACATTGAGGAGCAGCTGTCGGCAGCACGCAGGGAGCTGTCCAAGTCAGAGGAGACCAACCAGAAGCTGCAGAGGGATGTGAAGGAG gccCTGTGCCAGAGGGAGGACATGGAGGAAAGAATCACGACACTGGAGCGCAG GTACCTCAGTGCACAGAGGGAAGCCACGTCTCTCCATGACATCAAGGACAAGCTGGAAAATGAGCTGGCGAGTAAAGAGTCTCTTCACAGACAG AGTGAGGAGAAGAACAGACAACTGCAGGAGCGACTGGATGACGCCAAGCAGAAGCTGCAACAGACTCTACAGAGGGCCGAGACGCTGCCGGAGATCGAGGCTCAGCTCGCGCAGCGTGTGGCTGCGCtcaacaag GCAGAAGAACGCCATGGCAACTTTGAGGAGCGCTTGCGGCAGTTGGAGACTCAGCTGGAAGAGAAGAACCAGGAGCTCCAAAGG GCCCGGCAGCGAGAGCGCATGAATGACGAGCACAACAAGCGCCTTTCCGATACCGTGGACAAGCTGCTCTCCGAGTCCAACGAGCGCCTGCAGCTGCACCTCAAGGAGAGGATGGCGGCACTGgaggagaag AACACACTTTCAGAGGAGCTGGCAAACATGAAGAAGATACAAGATGACCTTCTGACGAACAAA GACCAGCTCATAGCCGAGATCGAGAGACTCCAGCTGGAGCTCGATCAGCTGAGAGGGAGGCCTGGCTCCTCTTACTCGAG GTCTCTTCCAGGAAGTGCCCTGGAGCTCAGGTATTCCCaggggggaggggctggggcCGGGACCGGGACCGGGGCCGGGGCCGGGgccgggggtgggggcgggTCCCTCCCAGCTGGCTCCTCCTCTCACGTGGATCCCTACGGCAACGCTGCCTCGGGAGGTGCGGTCCGGCGACCGGCGCGCTCGCGATGGGGGGCCCCCCGGGAGGACGCCAACAAG TACACAGAGTGGGACGGCAGCAGCCTGCTGGGGCCCGGATTCGAGGGCGGCGCGGAGGGCGGCTGCTccgacgaggaggaggagcgcgagGCGCTGATGGGCCCCGAACTGCTCTCGCCCAGCGGGCAGACAGACGTGCAGACGCTCGCCATCATGCTGCAGGAACAGCTGGAGGCCATCAACAAGGAGATCAA GCTGAtccaggaggagaaggagagcacGGAGCTGCGGGCCGAGGAGATCGAGAGTCGGGTCAGCAGCGTGGCGCTGGACGCTCCCCCGCTCCCTCCCACCTCGCTGGGCGGGGCGAGGGACGGTACAGGGAGGGGCTTCATCACCCCCTCGCTCACATCCTCCACCCtggcctccccctccccccccagttCCGGCCACTCGACCCCCCGGCTGCCCCGCTCCCCTGCCCGCGAGAGTGACCGACAG AACAATAAGGAGGATGAGAGGGCCTTGGCCTTGCTGGACAGCACTCCTCCCCTGACCCCCCGCGCACTGCGACTCGAccgaatgacacacacacaccccgggGCGCTGCTTGATGACAGCCGCGAATTCCGCAG TCTTTCGGCCGACGGCGGTCCCGCGAACGCCAGTCAGGACTCCCTCCACAAATCCAGCAAGAAGAAGAGCATCAAATCTTCCATCGGCCGTCTCTTCGGGAAGAAAGAGAAAGGGCGCCTCGGGCAGCCGGGCCGCGAGTCGGTGTCACTGG CCTCCACACCTTCAGAGGAACACGCGTCGGCGGACCCCCTGGGGCTGGCGAAGCTCGCCGGGCCCGTGGACAAGGACCGCCGTAGCAAGAAGAA GCATGAACTGCTGGAGGAGGCGTGTCGCCAGGGACTGCCCTTTGCATCATGGGACGGGCCCACTGTGGTGTCCTGGCTGGAG CTGTGGGTGGGCATGCCCGCGTGGTACGTGGCCGCCTGCCAGGCGAACGTGAAGAGCGGCGCCATCATGGCCAACCTGTCAGACACAGAGATCCAGCGCGAGATCGGCATCAGCAACCCCCTCCACAGGCTCAAGCTGCGCCTGGCAATCCAGGAGATGGTGTCCCTGACGAGCCCGTCGGCCCCCGCGAGCACACGCTCT TCAACCAGCAATGTGTGGATGACCCACGCAGAGATGGAGTCGCTGACTGCGGCCACCAAACCC GAGCTGAAGGAGATCAGCTGGGACCAG ATCCTGGCCTATGGAGACATGAACCACGAGTGGGTGGGCAACGAGTGGCTGCCCAGCCTGGGCCTCCCCCAGTACCGCAGCTACTTCATGGAGTCCCTGGTAGACGCTCGCATGCTGGACCATCTCACCAAGAAGGAGCTGCGTGGCCAGCTCAAGATGGTGGACAGTTTTCACAG GGTCAGCCTGCATTACGGCATCTTGTGTCTCAAGCGCCTCAACTACGACCgcaaggagctggagaagaggagggaggagagccAGCAGCAGAACAAAG ACGTCATGGTGTGGTCCAACGAGCGCGTCATGTGCTGGCTGCAGTCCGTGGGGCTCAAGGAGTACGCGGACAACCTGACGGAGAGCGGCGTCCATGGGGCCCTGCTGGCGCTCGACGACACGTTCGACTACACCGACCTGGCCCTGCTTCTACAGATCCCCAACCAGAACACGCAG GCGCGGCAGCTCTTGGAGAAGGAGTACAGTGCCCTCATCGCCATGGGAACTGAGAGGAAGCCGGACGAG
- the nucb1 gene encoding nucleobindin-1: MTAAPYCLLLLSLSLAVWSVPIDRNAASHDAQPPQAEKAEESVDTGLYYDRYLREVIEVLETDPHFREKLQTANTEDIKNGRLSKELDLVGHHVRTRLDELKRQEVSRLRMLLKAKLDSTNTHSLQMDHITLLKQFEHLDPHNQNTFEAKDLELLIATATKDLENYDAERHEEFKRYEMLKEHERRQYLKGLDQEKREKEEQRLRELEEKHRQHPKVNAPGSVAQLQEVWEETDGLDPKEFNPKTFFKLHDTNEDGVLDEQELEALFTKELEKVYDPRNEEDDMMEMEEERLRMREHVMKNVDLNHDRLVSLEEFLKSTEKKEFTSPKEWQTLDETKPVYSETELQQFEAELLEKEAELSRKAASLRQEQELLNERSKALEAQKKEYQQAVMEMSQRQKNQQVVQVVPPAGTNGELQFHPDTKKPEDPNHHVPQVVDADAQNVPPAEPPQNLPLHTL, encoded by the exons ATGACCGCAGCTCCGTACTGTCTGCTGCTCCTGTCCCTCTCTCTGGCTGTGTGGTCGGTGCCCATTGACCGCAATGCTGCCTCCCACGATGCGCAGCCCCCCCAGGCAGAGAAGGCCGAAGAGAGCGTG gacacgGGCCTGTACTACGACAGGTACCTGCGTGAGGTGATAGAGGTGCTGGAGACCGACCCGCACTTCAGGGAGAAGCTGCAGACGGCCAACACAGAGGACATCAAG AATGGACGTCTCAGCAAGGAGCTGGACTTGGTGGGCCACCACGTGAGGACACGACTGGACGAGCTGAAGAGACAAGAAGTATCACGGCTGCGGATGCTGCTCAAGGCCAAGCTggacagcacaaacacacaca GTCTGCAGATGGACCACATTACTCTGCTGAAGCAATTTGAACACCTGGATCCACACAACCAAAATACATTTGAGGCCAAAGACCTGGAGTTGCTCATCGCCACG GCCACCAAGGACCTGGAGAACTACGACGCCGAGCGGCACGAGGAGTTTAAGCGCTATGAAATGCTGAAGGAGCACGAGAGGCGGCAgtacctcaagggtctggaccAGGAGAAGCGGGAGAAAGAGGAGCAGAGACTTCGGGAGCTCGAGGAGAAGCACCGGCAGCACCCCAAAGTCAACGCCCCA GGCAGTGTGGCTCAGCTCCAGGAGGTGTGGGAGGAGACTGATGGCTTGGACCCCAAGGAGTTCAACCCCAAAACCTTCTTTAAGCTCCATG ACACAAATGAAGATGGAGTTCTTGATGAACAGGAGCTGGAGGCCCTTTTCACAAAAGAG ctgGAGAAGGTGTATGACCCAAGGAATGAGGAAGATGACATgatggagatggaggaggagcggCTCAGGATGAGAGAGCATGTGATGAAGAAC GTGGATCTCAACCACGATCGGCTCGTTAGCCTGGAGGAGTTCCTCAAGTCAACAGAGAAGAAGGAGTTCACCAGTCCTAAGGAGTGGCAG ACCCTGGATGAAACCAAGCCAGTTTACTCTGAGACGGAGCTTCAGCAGTTTGAGGCAGAGCTCCTGGAGAAGGAGGCGGAGCTCAGCAGGAAGGCAGCATCTCTgcggcaggagcaggagctgctAAATGAGAGGAGCAAAGCGCTGGAGGCTCAGAAGAAGGAGTATCAGCAG GCCGTGATGGAAATGTCCCAAAGGCAGAAGAACCAGCAGGTTGTGCAGGTGGTACCACCTGCAGGCACCAACGGGGAGCTGCAGTTCCACCCAGATACAAAGAAACCTGAAG atCCAAACCACCATGTTCCTCAAGTTGTTGATGCAGATGCTCAGAATGTCCCCCCAGCAGAGCCCCCCCAGAACCTTCCTCTGCACACcctgtga